Proteins from one Nicotiana tabacum cultivar K326 chromosome 23, ASM71507v2, whole genome shotgun sequence genomic window:
- the LOC107831804 gene encoding ATP-dependent Clp protease proteolytic subunit-related protein 4, chloroplastic produces MEAVTIASQFSPATGVRLSSPASCRSSAPKRTLSFSPSPKSSLSTSFISPFVGGSVLADFSGHRIRPDSLRPSSSSSRPKRGVVTMVIPFSRGSAWEQPPPDLASYLYKNRIVYLGMSLVPSVTELILAEFLYLQYEDEEKPIYLYVNSTGTTKGGEKLGYETEAFAIYDVMRYVKPPIFTLCVGNAWGEAALLLAAGAKGNRAALPSSTIMIKQPIARFQGQATDVELMRKEVKNVKAELVKLYSKHIGKSPEEIEADIRRPKYFSPSEAVEYGIIDKVLYNERGREDRGVISDLKKAQLI; encoded by the exons ATGGAAGCTGTGACTATCGCTTCCCAATTTTCACCGGCGACGGGAGTCCGGCTATCATCACCGGCGAGCTGCCGTTCGTCAGCTCCCAAACGGACTCTGAGTTTTTCGCCGTCTCCGAAATCTTCTCTATCGACGAGCTTTATCTCCCCATTCGTCGGCGGTAGTGTACTCGCGGACTTCTCGGGTCATAGAATTCGACCCGATTCTCTTCGACCTTCTTCCTCTAGCTCTCGCCCCAAACGTGGCGTTGTCACTATG GTTATTCCTTTCTCAAGGGGAAGTGCATGGGAGCAACCTCCTCCAGATTTAGCATCTTACTTGTATAAGAATCGAATCGTTTACTTGGGCATGTCTCTAGTTCCATCAGTGACGGAATTGATACTAGCTGAATTTCTTTACCTTCAGTATGAGGATGAGGAAAAGCCAATCTATCTTTATGTAAATTCTACTGGCACAACCAAG GGTGGTGAGAAGTTGGGTTATGAGACAGAGGCTTTTGCCATATATGATGTTATGAG ATATGTCAAGCCACCTATATTTACTCTCTGTGTTGGAAATGCATGGGGAGAAGCTGCCTTGCTTTTAGCAGCTGGTGCAAAAGGAAATCGTGCTGCATTGCCCTCATCTACAATTATGATTAAGCAG CCAATTGCTCGGTTTCAGGGTCAAGCAACAGATGTCGAGCTCATGAGGAAAGAAGTAAAGAACGTCAAAGCGGAATTG GTGAAATTGTATTCAAAGCATATTGGAAAATCACCTGAGGAGATTGAAGCAGACATAAGACGTCCGAAGTACTTTAGTCCTAGTGAAGCagtagaatatggaattattgaTAAG GTTCTATACAATGAGAGGGGAAGAGAAGATAGAGGAGTTATATCCGATCTAAAGAAGGCCCAACTTATCTAA
- the LOC107831803 gene encoding expansin-like B1, protein MSLVALKNHCIFLLVTLIFPAICYCEEANSLYTRATYYGSPDCYGTPSGACGFGEYGRKIYDGKVSGVSRLYRNGTGCGACYQVRCKVSGHCTDEGTKIVVTDYGEGDHTDFILSVRAYSEMASPGMASHLLAYGVVDIEYRRIPCRYYGYNFMIKVHENSRFPNYLAIVPIYLSGAFDVQAVEVWQADCKEWRGMRKAYGAVWDMPNPPTGSLTFRVQLSFSAYGEVKWVQLADVLPDEWKAGIAYDTNLLLD, encoded by the exons ATGAGTTTAGTAGCACTCAAAAACCACTGCATTTTTCTACTAGTGACACTGATTTTTCCTGCAATTTGCTATTGTGAAGAAGCCAATTCCCTCTACACTAGAGCAACCTATTATGGCAGCCCCGATTGCTATGGAACCCCTA GTGGAGCATGTGGATTTGGTGAATATGGGAGGAAAATTTATGATGGGAAAGTGAGTGGAGTTTCTAGGCTCTACAGAAATGGAACTGGCTGCGGTGCTTGCTACCAG GTTAGGTGCAAGGTATCAGGTCATTGCACAGACGAGGGCACAAAAATAGTAGTGACAGATTATGGGGAAGGAGACCATACAGATTTTATACTAAGTGTACGTGCCTATTCAGAAATGGCTAGTCCAGGAATGGCTAGTCATTTATTGGCCTACGGAGTTGTTGACATTGAATATCGCAGGATTCCTTGCCGTTACTATGGTTACAATTTTATGATCAAAGTTCATGAAAACAGCAGGTTTCCTAACTATTTGGCCATTGTCCCAATCTATTTAAGTGGTGCATTTGACGTTCAAGCTGTCGAAGTTTGGCAG GCTGATTGCAAGGAGTGGAGGGGGATGAGAAAGGCATATGGAGCAGTATGGGACATGCCAAATCCACCAACAGGATCACTCACATTCAGGGTTCAACTGAGTTTCTCTGCCTATGGGGAGGTCAAGTGGGTGCAGCTCGCCGATGTTCTTCCCGACGAATGGAAGGCTGGCATTGCTTATGACACCAACCTTCTGCTCGACTAA